DNA from Halobaculum sp. XH14:
GCCGGTCGGAACGGGGGGTGTCGCTGAATGGTCGAACTCGGCTACACGCTCTCCAGCGAGGAGCACCCGCCGACCGACCTGGTCGAACACGCCGCCAGGGCCGAGGAAACCGGATTCGACTTCCTCTCCGTCTCGGACCACTTCCACCCGTGGATCGGGAAGCAGGGCCACAGTCCGTTCGCCTGGGCGACGCTCGGCGGGGTGTCCCGGGCCATCGAGGACGTCCCCGTCGGCGTCGGCGTGAACTGCCCCATCATGCGGATCCACCCCGCTAACGTCGCGCAGGCGGCCGCGACGGTCGCCGACATGCTGCCCGACGGGTTCGTCCTCGGCGTCGGCACCGGGGAACTGCTCAACGAGCACGTCGTCGGCGAGCACTGGCCCGAACACGCCACGCGACTGGAGATGCTCGAGGAGGCGGTCGAAATCATCAGGACGCTCTGGCGGGGCGGCCAGCGAAGCTACCGCGGCGAGCACTTCACCGTCCAGAACGCGCGGCTGTTCACGCTGCCCGACGAGCCGCCGCCGATCCTCGTCTCGGCCTACGGCCCCAGGGCGGCCACCGCGGCCGCCGAGTTCGGCGACGGCCTCTGGACGGTCGGGCCCCAGGACGTCGTGAACACGTGGGCGGACGCGGGCGGCGAGGGGCCCCGCTACACCCAGCTCTCGGTCTGTTACGCCGAGGACGAGGAGGAGGCCGTCGAGACGGCCCACGAGTGGTGGCCGAACTCGGCGCTGCCCGGGGAACTCGCCGGCCACCTGCCGACGCCGACCCACTTCGAGCAGGCGTGCGAGATGGTCTCGACGGAGGATATCAGGGAGTCGAGCATCCTCACCGACCCGAACCCGGCGGCCCACGTCACGAGCATCGAGGAGGCGGTCGA
Protein-coding regions in this window:
- a CDS encoding TIGR03557 family F420-dependent LLM class oxidoreductase; the encoded protein is MVELGYTLSSEEHPPTDLVEHAARAEETGFDFLSVSDHFHPWIGKQGHSPFAWATLGGVSRAIEDVPVGVGVNCPIMRIHPANVAQAAATVADMLPDGFVLGVGTGELLNEHVVGEHWPEHATRLEMLEEAVEIIRTLWRGGQRSYRGEHFTVQNARLFTLPDEPPPILVSAYGPRAATAAAEFGDGLWTVGPQDVVNTWADAGGEGPRYTQLSVCYAEDEEEAVETAHEWWPNSALPGELAGHLPTPTHFEQACEMVSTEDIRESSILTDPNPAAHVTSIEEAVDAGYDHVYVHQIGPDQASFFEFYGEEVLPAFE